One segment of Triticum aestivum cultivar Chinese Spring chromosome 2A, IWGSC CS RefSeq v2.1, whole genome shotgun sequence DNA contains the following:
- the LOC123189400 gene encoding uncharacterized protein: protein MGVTPTTSTVVPHATQQHREDPTPAYPSEREEAIEHGRQHRSGAMERATPVRSPHTSTADLLTWSATGADASAASPAAPSRPSLKPAGGITPAMFGAPVSEHEAEDLSNSERRLMSGSKMKEMTGSGIFAEKNENSDSESSNPANRTSVRMYQQTVTGVSQISFSADGSVSPKKPSSIPEVAKQRELSGTFETDAEAKINKQLSEAKNKELSGSNIFGPPPETPARPLAARNMELQGNVDFALPQRRSVHTSVKVSNPAGGPSNITFSEDPVTKTAKKIHNQKFQELTGNNIFNEDAPPGSADKSLSSAKLKEMSGNDIFSDGKASSRDYLGGVRKPPGGESSIALI, encoded by the exons ATGGGTGTTACTCCTACTACTAGTACCGTCGTACCCCACGCCACGCAGCAGCACCGCGAGGACCCAACCCCGGCTTACCCGAGCGAGCGAGAAGAGGCGATAGAGCACGGGAGGCAGCACCGCTCGGGAGCAATGGAGAGGGCGACGCCGGTGCGGAGCCCGCACACCTCGACGGCCGACCTGCTCACGTGGTCGGCGACGGGCGccgacgcctccgccgcctcgccggccgcccCGTCCCGCCCCAGCCTCAAG CCGGCTGGGGGGATCACGCCGGCCATGTTCGGCGCGCCGGTGAGCGAGCACGAGGCCGAGGATCTGAGCAACAG TGAAAGGAGATTGATGTCCGGTTCAAAGATGAAGGAAATGACTGGGAGTGGGATATTTGCTGAAAAGAACGAGAATAGTGATTCAGAGTCTTCAAATCCTGCAAACAGAACTTCTGTGAGGATGTATCAG CAAACTGTAACTGGAGTAAGTCAGATCTCATTTAGCGCTGATGGAAGTGTTTCTCCAAAGAAGCCATCCTCAATTCCTGAAGTGGCTAAGCAGCGAGAGCTTAGTGGCACATTCGAGACTGATGCTGAAGCTAAAATTAATAAGCAGCTTTCTGAAGCCAAGAACAAGGAGCTCAGCGGAAGCAATATCTTTGGTCCACCTCCTGAGACCCCTGCAAGGCCACTGGCTGCTCGTAATATGGAGCTACAAGGAAATGTAGATTTTGCACTTCCACAACGAAGAAGCGTGCACACATCAGTGAAAGTATCCAAT CCTGCTGGAGGTCCAAGCAACATCACGTTCAGTGAGGATCCTGTAACGAAGACAGCAAAGAAAATTCACAACCAGAAGTTCCAAGAGCTGACAGGCAATAACATCTTTAACGAGGATGCTCCCCCTGGCTCAGCCGACAAGTCTCTGAGCTCAGCAAAGCTTAAGGAGATGAGCGGCAATGACATCTTCTCTGATGGAAAGGCGTCTTCGCGAGACTACCTCGGCGGTGTCCGGAAGCCACCTGGTGGCGAAAGCAGCATTGCACTCATCTAA